One window of the Triticum dicoccoides isolate Atlit2015 ecotype Zavitan chromosome 3B, WEW_v2.0, whole genome shotgun sequence genome contains the following:
- the LOC119275019 gene encoding L-type lectin-domain containing receptor kinase SIT2-like, translating into MAPREHIFFLLHAIPLLFLLHLAASTTSNDSFSFLYNGFSGVNLTLDGNANVTPDGLLELTNDTINLGHAFYPTPLSLRGSPNGTVRSFSLSFAFAILSVHEGISADGMAFFVAPTKNLSNTWAQYMGLLNSGNNGNASNHMFAVELDTTQNEEFQDMDNNHVGIDINSLTSLQAYRTGYYDEGSGSFNNLTLISGKAMQVWADYDGESTQINVFLAPLGFAKPERPLLSSPYNLSTVLREPSYIGFAATTGAISTIHCVLGWSFAINGPAPAIDTSKLPKLPRLGPEPRSKVLEITLPIATAMFVLVVGTVIILVVRKRFRYRELREDWEVDFGPHRFSFKDLFHATEGFKEKNLLGVGGFGKVYKGTLRKSKLKVAVKRVSHESRQGMKEFIAEVVSIGRLRHRNLVPLLGYCRRKGELLLVYDYMSNGSLNQYLYCEDGKPSLNWEERFHIIKGVAFGLFYLHEKWEKVVIHRDVKPSNVLLDSEMNARLGDFGLSRLYDHGTDPQTTHMVGTMGYLAPEYVHTGKASTLTDMFAFGIFLLEVTSGQRPIKQNPFGNKHTLVDWVIERWHNGSLMETVDPRLRGDYNIDDASLVLKLGLLCSHPFTSARPTMRHAMQYLEGDTPLPELTPAHFSFTMQALTQNRGLESPNVQYPQLLTSFATFSSLSGGR; encoded by the coding sequence ATGGCTCCGAGGGAGCACATCTTCTTCCTCCTACACGCCATTCCACTCCTCTTCCTTCTTCACCTTGCTGCATCCACAACCAGCAACGACAGTTTCAGCTTCCTATACAATGGCTTCTCGGGTGTCAACCTCACCCTCGACGGCAACGCCAACGTCACACCGGATGGGCTCCTCGAGCTCACCAACGACACCATCAACCTCGGCCACGCCTTCTACCCGACCCCGCTGAGCCTGCGCGGGTCGCCCAACGGCACGGTGCGGTCCTTCTCCCTCAGCTTCGCGTTCGCCATCCTCTCCGTCCACGAGGGCATCAGTGCCGACGGCATGGCCTTCTTCGTCGCCCCCACCAAGAACCTCTCCAACACGTGGGCGCAGTACATGGGCCTCCTCAACAGCGGCAACAACGGCAACGCCAGCAACCACATGTTCGCCGTCGAGCTCGACACCACCCAGAACGAGGAGTTCCAAGACATGGACAACAACCACGTCGGCATCGACATCAACAGCCTCACCTCCTTGCAGGCCTACCGCACCGGGTACTACGATGAAGGGAGCGGATCCTTCAACAACCTGACCCTTATCAGTGGCAAGGCGATGCAGGTATGGGCTGACTATGATGGGGAGTCCACGCAGATCAACGTGTTCTTGGCTCCTCTCGGATTCGCTAAGCCGGAGAGGCCACTGCTTTCGTCCCCCTATAACCTCTCCACAGTTCTGAGAGAACCATCGTACATCGGCTTCGCAGCCACAACCGGCGCAATCAGCACAATCCACTGCGTTCTCGGCTGGAGCTTTGCCATTAATGGCCCTGCTCCTGCCATTGACACATCCAAGCTCCCAAAGCTACCACGTCTTGGTCCAGAGCCGCGCTCCAAGGTCCTGGAGATCACCCTGCCTATTGCCACGGCCATGTTCGTCCTTGTAGTGGGAACTGTTATCATTCTGGTTGTTCGCAAAAGATTCAGGTACAGGGAGCTGCGGGAAGACTGGGAGGTTGATTTCGGGCCACATCGGTTCTCCTTCAAGGACCTGTTCCATGCAACCGAAGGGTTCAAGGAAAAGAACCTGCTTGGTGTGGGCGGGTTCGGCAAGGTATACAAAGGGACACTCCGAAAGTCCAAACTGAAAGTGGCGGTGAAGAGAGTGTCTCACGAGTCAAGGCaagggatgaaggagttcatcgcgGAGGTTGTCAGTATCGGCCGGCTCAGACACCGCAACCTTGTGCCCCTGCTTGGTTATTGCCGACGTAAAGGTGAACTTCTTTTGGTTTATGACTACATGTCAAATGGTAGCCTCAATCAGTATCTGTACTGTGAAGATGGCAAGCCATCACTGAATTGGGAGGAGAGGTTCCATATTATCAAGGGCGTCGCATTCGGCTTGTTCTACCTTCACGAGAAGTGGGAGAAAGTTGTCATACACCGAGACGTTAAGCCGAGCAACGTGCTTCTGGACAGTGAAATGAATGCAAGACTAGGTGACTTTGGTCTCTCAAGGCTGTACGACCATGGCACTGATCCACAAACCACACATATGGTTGGAACCATGGGATACCTGGCGCCTGAGTACGTCCACACGGGCAAGGCATCCACTCTGACAGACATGTTTGCATTCGGCATATTTCTCCTTGAGGTCACTTCTGGGCAGAGGCCTATCAAGCAGAACCCATTTGGCAACAAACATACATTGGTTGACTGGGTTATAGAGCGCTGGCACAACGGATCGCTCATGGAGACTGTGGATCCGAGACTGCGGGGTGACTACAACATCGATGATGCATCTTTGGTGCTGAAGCTAGGGCTTCTATGCTCGCACCCTTTTACTAGCGCAAGGCCCACAATGCGACATGCCATGCAGTACCTCGAAGGTGATACACCACTCCCAGAGCTAACACCAGCACATTTCAGCTTCACTATGCAGGCCTTGACGCAAAACAGAGGATTGGAATCACCAAATGTGCAGTATCCTCAGTTATTGACGAGTTTTGCCACTTTTTCCAGCCTCTCAGGAGGAAGATAA